The proteins below are encoded in one region of Apium graveolens cultivar Ventura chromosome 4, ASM990537v1, whole genome shotgun sequence:
- the LOC141718600 gene encoding putative UDP-arabinopyranose mutase 1, with protein sequence MATASPPLKDELDIVIPTIRNLDFLEMWRPFFQPYHLIIVQDGDPSKTIKVPDGFKYDLYNRNDINKILGPKASCISFKDSACRCFGYMVSKKKYIFTIDDDCFVAKNPSGQDINALEQHIKNLLCPSSPYFFNTLYDPYADGADFVRGYPFSLREGVPTAVSHGLWLNIPDYDAPTQLVKPSERNKRYVDAVMTIPKSTLFPMCGMNLAFDRDLIGPAMYFGLMGDGQPIGRYDDMWAGWCVKVICDHLGLGVKTGLPYIWHSKASNPFVNLKKEYKGIFWQEEIIPFFQAAVLPKECTTVQACYIELSKQVKEKLGKIDPYFTKLSDAMVTWIEAWDELNPPKDLKVANGK encoded by the exons ATGGCTACTGCTTCTCCTCCTTTGAAAGATGAGCTAGACATTGTTATACCAACTATTAGAAACTTGGATTTCTTGGAAATGTGGAGGCCTTTCTTTCAGCCTTATCATCTCATCATTGTTCAGGATGGTGATCCTTCTAAGACCATCAAAGTTCCTGATGGTTTTAAGTATGATCTCTATAATCGTAACGACATTAACAAGATTCTTGGTCCTAAGGCTTCTTGCATTTCCTTTAAGGACTCTGCTTGTCGTTGTTTCGGTTACATGGTTTCTAAGAAGAAGTATATTTTCACCATTGATGATGATTGCTTC GTTGCAAAAAATCCAAGCGGTCAAGACATTAATGCATTGGAGCAACACATCAAGAATTTACTCTGTCCATCCTCTCCCTACTTCTTCAACACCCTGTATGATCCCTATGCAGATGGTGCTGATTTCGTCCGTGGCTATCCTTTCAGCCTTCGAGAGGGTGTTCCAACTGCTGTTTCACATGGTCTCTGGCTTAACATTCCTGATTATGATGCGCCTACACAACTTGTGAAGCCTAGTGAGAGGAACAAGAG GTATGTGGACGCAGTAATGACCATACCAAAGAGTACATTGTTTCCAATGTGTGGTATGAATTTGGCATTTGATCGCGATCTCATTGGCCCTGCCATGTACTTTGGTCTTATGGGTGACGGCCAGCCTATTGGTCGTTACGACGATATGTGGGCAGGCTGGTGTGTCAAG GTAATCTGTGACCATTTGGGACTTGGAGTTAAGACTGGGCTTCCCTACATATGGCACAGCAAAGCAAGCAATCCATTTGTGAACTTGAAAAAGGAGTACAAAGGCATTTTCTGGCAAGAAGAGATCATTCCATTTTTTCAAGCAGCTGTCCTTCCAAAGGAATGCACTACTGTTCAAGCTTGCTACATCGAGTTGTCCAAGCAAGTTAAGGAAAAGCTTGGCAAGATTGACCCTTACTTTACTAAGCTCAGCGACGCTATGGTCACGTGGATTGAAGCCTGGGATGAACTAAACCCTCCTAAAGATTTGAAAGTGGCCAACGGCAAGTGA